The proteins below are encoded in one region of Thermosulfurimonas marina:
- a CDS encoding DUF294 nucleotidyltransferase-like domain-containing protein yields the protein MEELLERQLERLSENLGPQVLRAARASPHFPYLAKLLTFSPYAARLLTTRSEILAPFLRPEPLRILGARELSQEARLALSQARGLREAARGLLPLKQREILKILARDLAGESFELTARRVTRLAEALVSSALRTLARWKGLSPEDLVVLAFGKFGGRELNYASDLDLAYFFLPGVDKLRAIQVFETLTRLLDTLFEGDRLWKVDLRLRPGGKEGELAVSLRYARDYYLYASHPFERLALIRARPVAGNLAAGYALLAALRPVIYPRYLDFAFLEHLRDLKERIQREARRRGAEEDLKVGRGGIREVEFLVQGLQAIYGGKHPELRSRRVLAALARLRRRGILKEEEARRLREAYLFLRTVEHRLQTRHFQQTFRLPKEPLARLLLAQSLGFEDEKSFLEHLSRIREEVSRAFGAFLAPTCPRERSEVVELLVKAVYENGPLAQAAACAEIPEHLLDELRRKLSSRGPLLTRKAQILRRLLPLLFEAVLAEEDRGRALSRFLTFFDRLGGRLSLLSALEKAPEGLPRLLRLLSRSEYLWYLTEGEPRAVEALFEPEAPQKPEALASMLQGLPLDEALGTLRILKNETCFRTAAGCLEGLLTVEKATEELTRLAKVFARLTLEIVLREVREKHGPPPGPFAVLALGKLGAREMGFRSDLDLLFVYEGPPEAGYYWSRVAQRYLSYLTLKTPEGEGYPVDARLRPEGRKGPLVSSLSGLLTYYREEARLWERAAAVRLRPLAGDRDLGRRTNLAVRKELARKGLSEAEARELYEMRLYMERERAREDERSFSPKLGYGALADLEFLAMAAALRRLSQTPEFTETRTPKLLGLLPEGPALREHYAFLRAVEQYLILLFDPREEDPLYPREALSGLVPYLGPEVRERYEKITRENREFLRKYLLGDSGGVPA from the coding sequence GTGGAAGAACTCCTTGAGAGGCAACTGGAACGTCTTTCCGAAAACCTGGGCCCGCAGGTCCTTAGGGCCGCCCGGGCCTCTCCCCATTTTCCTTATCTTGCAAAGCTTCTCACCTTTTCTCCCTATGCCGCACGTCTTCTCACCACCCGATCCGAGATCCTGGCCCCTTTCCTTCGCCCGGAGCCCCTGAGAATTCTCGGAGCCCGGGAGCTTTCGCAGGAGGCCCGCCTGGCCCTTTCCCAGGCCCGGGGACTGCGGGAAGCGGCCCGGGGACTTCTTCCCCTGAAACAACGCGAAATTCTCAAGATCCTGGCCCGGGATCTGGCTGGAGAATCCTTTGAGCTCACCGCCCGGCGGGTGACCCGGCTGGCCGAGGCCCTGGTCTCCTCGGCCCTCAGGACCCTGGCCCGCTGGAAGGGCCTTTCCCCCGAGGACTTGGTGGTGCTGGCCTTCGGGAAATTCGGCGGTCGGGAACTCAACTACGCCTCCGACCTCGATCTGGCCTACTTTTTTCTCCCCGGAGTGGATAAGCTCCGGGCCATCCAGGTCTTCGAGACCCTTACCCGGCTTCTCGACACCCTCTTTGAGGGCGACCGCCTCTGGAAGGTGGACCTGCGCTTGCGCCCCGGAGGGAAAGAAGGAGAGTTGGCGGTAAGCCTGCGCTACGCCCGAGACTACTATCTTTACGCCAGTCATCCCTTCGAGCGCCTGGCCCTCATCCGGGCCCGTCCGGTGGCCGGGAATCTGGCCGCCGGATACGCCCTTCTTGCAGCCCTGCGTCCGGTAATCTATCCCCGGTATCTGGATTTTGCCTTCCTGGAACACCTGCGGGATCTTAAAGAACGCATCCAGCGGGAGGCCCGCCGCCGGGGGGCCGAGGAGGACCTCAAGGTGGGCCGGGGCGGGATCCGGGAGGTGGAGTTCCTGGTCCAGGGTCTCCAGGCTATCTACGGAGGGAAACACCCGGAGTTGCGCAGCCGGCGGGTGCTGGCCGCCCTGGCCCGCCTGCGCCGACGGGGCATCCTGAAGGAGGAAGAAGCCCGGCGCCTCCGGGAAGCCTACCTCTTCCTGCGCACCGTGGAACACCGCCTCCAGACCCGCCACTTTCAGCAGACCTTCCGCCTTCCGAAAGAACCTCTGGCCCGGCTCCTTTTGGCCCAAAGCCTCGGCTTTGAAGACGAAAAGTCCTTCCTGGAGCACCTTTCCCGCATCCGCGAGGAGGTTTCCCGGGCCTTCGGGGCCTTCCTGGCCCCCACCTGCCCCCGGGAAAGATCGGAAGTGGTAGAGCTTCTGGTCAAAGCCGTCTACGAAAACGGTCCTCTGGCGCAGGCCGCAGCCTGTGCGGAGATCCCCGAACACCTTCTGGACGAGCTCCGGCGAAAGCTTTCCTCCCGAGGGCCTTTACTTACCCGCAAGGCCCAAATCCTAAGGCGCCTTCTTCCCCTGCTTTTTGAAGCCGTACTGGCCGAAGAGGACCGCGGCCGGGCCCTCTCCCGGTTTCTCACCTTTTTTGACCGCCTGGGTGGACGCCTGAGCCTCCTTTCGGCCCTGGAAAAGGCCCCCGAGGGCCTCCCCCGCCTCCTGAGGCTCCTTTCCCGTTCGGAATATCTCTGGTACCTGACCGAAGGAGAACCCCGGGCGGTGGAGGCCCTTTTTGAACCCGAAGCCCCCCAAAAGCCCGAGGCCCTGGCTTCCATGCTCCAGGGCCTTCCCCTGGACGAGGCCTTGGGGACCCTGAGGATCCTCAAAAACGAAACATGCTTCCGTACCGCCGCCGGCTGTCTCGAAGGCCTCCTCACCGTGGAAAAGGCCACCGAGGAACTCACCCGCCTGGCCAAAGTTTTTGCCCGTCTAACCCTGGAGATCGTGCTCCGGGAAGTGCGGGAAAAACACGGTCCGCCCCCGGGACCCTTCGCCGTGCTGGCTCTGGGAAAGCTCGGGGCCCGGGAGATGGGCTTCCGTTCCGATCTGGACCTCCTTTTCGTCTACGAAGGACCTCCTGAGGCCGGTTATTACTGGAGCCGGGTGGCCCAGCGTTATCTTTCCTACCTCACGCTCAAGACCCCCGAGGGGGAGGGCTATCCGGTGGACGCTCGTCTGCGGCCCGAAGGGCGTAAGGGGCCGCTGGTAAGCTCCCTTTCCGGGCTTCTCACCTATTATCGGGAGGAGGCTCGGCTCTGGGAAAGGGCTGCGGCTGTCCGCCTGCGGCCCCTGGCCGGAGATCGGGACTTGGGCCGCCGCACCAACCTGGCCGTAAGAAAAGAACTGGCCCGAAAGGGGCTTTCGGAGGCCGAGGCTCGGGAACTTTACGAGATGCGTCTTTACATGGAAAGGGAGCGGGCCCGAGAGGACGAGAGATCTTTCTCTCCCAAGCTGGGCTACGGGGCGCTCGCCGACCTAGAGTTCCTGGCCATGGCCGCAGCCCTGCGCCGGCTCTCTCAGACCCCGGAATTTACCGAAACGCGTACCCCAAAACTCCTCGGACTCCTTCCCGAGGGCCCCGCCCTTCGGGAACACTACGCCTTCTTGCGAGCGGTAGAACAATACCTTATCCTTCTTTTCGACCCCCGGGAGGAAGACCCTCTCTATCCCCGGGAGGCCCTTTCCGGGCTCGTTCCCTATCTAGGCCCCGAGGTGCGCGAGCGCTATGAAAAAATCACACGCGAGAATCGGGAGTTTCTCCGAAAATATCTCCTCGGAGATTCCGGAGGAGTTCCGGCTTGA
- the ccsB gene encoding c-type cytochrome biogenesis protein CcsB: protein MSHAFLLSLVTFIYLGAGVGYLLYWIFRWEGMGRVASAVAWAGLLLNTAGWGLRWWESHQLGYGHIPLSNLYESLIFFAWATMAVYLFLELKFGGRILGAFVAPIAALIMAYASFATNSEIEPLVPALQSNWLTAHVITCFLGYGAFAVAFGLGWLYLLRPKNPGEDSLWRYVPGKEVLDNLMYKVILFGFFWLTVGIITGAVWADQAWGSYWSWDPKETWSLITWFIYAAAIHARLTRSWTGKRMAGLAIIGFAAVLFTYFGVNFWLSGLHSYASSS, encoded by the coding sequence ATCTCTCACGCCTTCCTTCTAAGCCTGGTCACTTTCATCTATCTGGGGGCTGGGGTGGGCTATCTCCTCTACTGGATCTTCCGCTGGGAGGGTATGGGACGGGTGGCCTCGGCCGTAGCCTGGGCCGGGCTCCTTCTCAACACCGCCGGGTGGGGCCTTCGCTGGTGGGAGTCGCACCAGTTGGGCTATGGGCATATCCCCCTTTCCAACCTTTATGAATCTCTCATCTTCTTTGCCTGGGCCACCATGGCCGTCTATCTCTTTCTGGAGCTCAAATTCGGCGGGCGCATCCTAGGGGCCTTCGTGGCGCCCATCGCGGCCCTGATCATGGCCTACGCCTCCTTTGCCACCAACAGTGAGATCGAGCCCCTGGTCCCGGCCCTTCAGAGCAACTGGCTTACCGCCCACGTGATCACCTGTTTTCTGGGCTACGGGGCCTTTGCCGTGGCCTTCGGCCTGGGATGGCTCTACCTCCTGCGCCCCAAGAACCCCGGAGAGGATTCCCTCTGGCGCTATGTGCCCGGAAAGGAGGTCCTGGACAACCTCATGTATAAAGTCATCCTCTTCGGATTTTTCTGGCTCACCGTGGGGATCATCACCGGGGCGGTCTGGGCGGATCAGGCTTGGGGCTCCTACTGGAGCTGGGACCCCAAGGAGACCTGGTCTCTTATCACCTGGTTTATCTATGCCGCGGCCATCCACGCCCGGCTTACCCGGAGCTGGACCGGAAAACGCATGGCCGGCCTGGCCATCATAGGTTTTGCCGCCGTCCTTTTCACCTATTTCGGGGTGAACTTCTGGCTCTCGGGGCTCCATAGCTACGCTTCCTCCTCTTAA